The following is a genomic window from Candidatus Thermoplasmatota archaeon.
GGAGCACCTTGGGCGAACTAAGGTCGGAGATGCTGCTCACGCTTGCCAAGGAGATGGTGGATGTCGGCGATGTCGTCGGCCTCATCTGGAAGTCGATCGTCGACGACCCTCCCGTCGCGCTCAAGGAAGGAGGTCTCATCAGGGACGGCTTCGACCCCGCCCTCGACCAGTTGAGGCACGACTCCAAGGACGGCCAGCAATGGATTGCCGGCCTCGAGGGGTCCGAGAGGAAGAGAACAGGCGTCAAGAACCTGAAGGTCGGATTCAACAACGTCTTCGGATACTACATCGAGATATCCAAATCCAATATGAAGCAGGTGCCGCCTGAATACGAGCGCAAGCAGACCGTCGCAAACGGCGAAAGGTTCGTCACCCCAGAGCTCAAGGAGAAGGAGAGGGTCGTCCTGGCCGCTCAAGAGCGCTCCAACGACCTTGAGTACCAGGCCTTCATGCGAGTGCGTGACGAAGTCTCCAAGCACGGTGAGAATATCAGAGGAATCGCCCGTGCAATGGCAGCGGTAGATGTCCTCAACTCTTTCGCTGAGGTCGCTGTGTCGTCGAGATTCTCGAGGCCAGAGGTGAACGACACTGATACTGTCATCATCAAAGATGGTAGACACCCAGTTGTCGAGAGGGCGCTCAGAGGGTCGTTCGTGCCCAACGATGCATATCTCGACACCAACCTCAACAGACTGGTGATCCTGACCGGGCCCAATATGGCCGGCAAATCCACGTATCTACGACAGATAGCGGACATCGTGATAATGGCGCAAGCTGGATCCTTCGTGCCCGCCTCAGATGCGAAGATCGGGCTTGTCGACAGAGTGTTCACCAGGGTCGGGGCTTTCGATGACCTCTCAAGAGGCCAGTCGACCTTCATGGTGGAAATGACGGAGCTGGCGAACATACTCAACAGCGCCACGAAGCGCAGTCTGATCCTTCTCGACGAGGTCGGAAGAGGAACCAGCACGTACGATGGTCTCGCGATCGCATGGGCCGTGTCCGAGTATTTGTACGATCACTCTAAGATCGGTGCGAGATCTCTGTTCGCGACGCACTATCATCAGCTTACTGAGCTAGCAGAGTCATTGGAGGGCGTCAAGAACTATGCCATGGCGGTCAAGGAGCAGGGCTCCGATGTCATCTTCCTGAGGAAGGTCGTTCCCGGGAAGGCAAGCAAGAGCTACGGCATCCAGGTGGCGAAGATCGCGGGAGTCCCACCAGATGTCATCTCGCGAGCCGAGCAGGTCCTCAGCAGCATCGAGCAGGAGAACGTGCTCGAGGTGAAGGCGGGCAAGAAGGTCCACAGGCAGGCGCTCCTGCTGACACCGGAGAAGGAATCCACCGTAGAGGAAGAGCTCAAGATGATCAATGTGTCGAGGATGACCCCTATGGAAGCCTACGTCACGCTCAACGAACTCAAGAAGAAGCTCGGGGGATCACGTGCCAAGTAGGATAAGGTTGTTGGACGACGCCACCGTCAACAAGATAGCTGCTGGCGAAGTGGTCGAGCGGCCAGCATCCGTGGTCAAGGAGCTTGTGGAGAACGCACTCGATGCGGACGCCTCCTCCATTATGGTTACCATCGAGGAAGGCGGCAAGAAGCTCATCTCCGTCAGGGACGACGGCGTTGGCATGTCCTCTGAGGATGCTGGAAAGGCGTTCGAGCGGCACGCGACCAGCAAGATCTCGGGCATAGACGACCTGCAGAATCTGGCGTCCTACGGCTTTCGAGGCGAGGCACTCTCGTC
Proteins encoded in this region:
- the mutS gene encoding DNA mismatch repair protein MutS, with amino-acid sequence STLGELRSEMLLTLAKEMVDVGDVVGLIWKSIVDDPPVALKEGGLIRDGFDPALDQLRHDSKDGQQWIAGLEGSERKRTGVKNLKVGFNNVFGYYIEISKSNMKQVPPEYERKQTVANGERFVTPELKEKERVVLAAQERSNDLEYQAFMRVRDEVSKHGENIRGIARAMAAVDVLNSFAEVAVSSRFSRPEVNDTDTVIIKDGRHPVVERALRGSFVPNDAYLDTNLNRLVILTGPNMAGKSTYLRQIADIVIMAQAGSFVPASDAKIGLVDRVFTRVGAFDDLSRGQSTFMVEMTELANILNSATKRSLILLDEVGRGTSTYDGLAIAWAVSEYLYDHSKIGARSLFATHYHQLTELAESLEGVKNYAMAVKEQGSDVIFLRKVVPGKASKSYGIQVAKIAGVPPDVISRAEQVLSSIEQENVLEVKAGKKVHRQALLLTPEKESTVEEELKMINVSRMTPMEAYVTLNELKKKLGGSRAK